In the genome of Populus trichocarpa isolate Nisqually-1 chromosome 6, P.trichocarpa_v4.1, whole genome shotgun sequence, one region contains:
- the LOC18100187 gene encoding auxin response factor 18 — MITFMEAKDKLKEEADKCLDSQLWHACAGGMVQMPAVNSKVFYFPQGHAEHACEPVDFRNLPRVSHNLCRVSDIKFMADPETDEVFAKIRLVPINSNELDLDDQEVAVNGGMEAAQDNNKPVSFAKTLTQSDANNGGGFSVPRYCAEMIFPRLDYTADPPVQTLLAKDVHGETWKFRHIYRGTPRRHLLTTGWSPFVNHKKLIAGDSVVFFRAENGDLCVGVRRAKRASGGGPESLWNPAGGSSAVPSGGFGAFLREDEHKLMRSGSGNGNGSKSNESLMGQGKVRAESVIQAVTLAANGLPFEVVYYPRANTPEFCVKASLVKTAMQIRWCSGMRFKMAFETEDSSRISWFMGTVCSVQAADSLWWPHSPWRLLQVTWDEPDLLQNVKRVSPWLVELASNMAAIHFPPFSSPRKKLRLPQHLDFPIDGQFPMPIFSGNLLGPSSSFDFLPHNTPAGMQGARHAHYGLPLSDPHLNKLQTGLLRTGFPPLLDHTASLTKASNVQTIPKPSMCEDVSCELTMAHSTQTSKKAVDVKIPQLVLFGQPILAEQQISLSCPGNAASPVLTGNSSSEGNLDKMANFSDGSVSTLHRRGLPECSSCEELQWNKDKHQKSEPSLETGHCKVFMDSEDVGRTLDLSLLGSYEELYRKLANMFGLRNSEKFSNVLYRDINGITKHIGEEPFSDFFKTARRLTIVTDSSSGNVGI; from the exons ATGATAACATTCATGGAAGCAAAAGATAAATTGAAGGAAGAAGCTGACAAGTGCTTAGATTCTCAGTTATGGCATGCCTGCGCCGGTGGCATGGTCCAAATGCCGGCGGTGAATTCTAAGGTCTTCTACTTCCCTCAAGGTCATGCCGAGCATGCTTGTGAGCCTGTTGATTTCAGGAACTTGCCCCGTGTTTCTCATAATCTATGCAGAGTCTCGGATATCAAATTCATGGCTGATCCTGAAACTGATGAGGTCTTCGCTAAAATTAGGTTGGTTCCAATTAATTCTAATGAACTCGATTTGGATGACCAAGAAGTTGCAGTTAATGGTGGAATGGAAGCCGCGCAAGACAATAATAAACCGGTTTCTTTTGCTAAGACACTGACTCAATCTGATGCAAATAACGGCGGAGGTTTCTCCGTTCCAAGGTACTGTGCTGAGATGATTTTTCCACGGTTGGATTACACAGCAGATCCTCCCGTGCAGACCCTTCTTGCTAAGGATGTTCACGGTGAGACATGGAAGTTTAGGCATATCTATAGAGGGACACCGAGAAGGCATCTTTTGACAACTGGATGGAGCCCATTTGTGAATCATAAGAAGCTTATTGCTGGTgattctgttgttttttttagggCAGAAAATGGAGATCTTTGCGTTGGTGTTCGAAGAGCTAAGAGGGCGAGTGGTGGTGGACCTGAGTCCTTGTGGAATCCGGCTGGTGGGAGTTCTGCAGTGCCTAGTGGGGGTTTTGGTGCGTTCTTGAGGGAAGATGAGCATAAGTTGATGAGAAGCGGAAGTGGTAATGGCAATGGTTCAAAGTCAAACGAAAGTTTGATGGGACAAGGGAAAGTAAGGGCCGAATCGGTTATTCAAGCTGTTACTCTTGCTGCAAATGGTCTGCCTTTTGAGGTGGTTTACTACCCTCGAGCCAATACTCCCGAGTTCTGTGTGAAGGCCTCTTTGGTAAAAACAGCAATGCAGATCCGGTGGTGTTCGGGGATGCGGTTCAAGATGGCCTTTGAAACTGAGGACTCTTCCCGGATTAGTTGGTTCATGGGTACTGTTTGTTCTGTTCAGGCTGCTGATTCTCTTTGGTGGCCGCATTCACCATGGAGACTTCTCCAG GTTACATGGGATGAACCTGATTTGCTTCAAAATGTGAAACGTGTTAGCCCATGGCTAGTGGAATTGGCATCAAATATGGCTGCTATTCATTTTCCCCCCTTCTCATCACCAAGGAAGAAGTTGAGACTTCCACAACACCTGGATTTTCCCATTGACGGTCAATTTCCAATGCCGATATTTTCCGGCAACCTCCTTGGGCCAAGCAGTTCCTTTGATTTTCTACCCCACAACACTCCTGCTGGCATGCAGGGAGCCAGGCATGCTCATTATGGTCTACCACTATCAGATCCCCACCTCAATAAACTGCAAACAGGTCTGCTTCGGACTGGTTTTCCGCCACTGCTTGATCATACTGCTTCACTCACTAAAGCCTCAAATGTCCAAACCATTCCAAAGCCTAGCATGTGTGAAGATGTTTCTTGTGAGCTGACAATGGCACATTCTACCCAGACTTCAAAGAAAGCTGTTGATGTGAAGATACCTCAGCTTGTACTTTTTGGTCAACCAATACTTGCTGAGCAGCAGATATCTCTTAGCTGCCCTGGTAATGCTGCCTCACCAGTTCTTACTGGAAATAGTTCTTCTGAAGGAAATTTAGATAAGATGGCAAATTTTTCTGATGGCTCTGTGTCCACTCTTCATCGCCGAGGCCTACCAGAGTGCTCCTCGTGTGAAGAATTGCAATGGAACAAGGACAAGCACCAAAAGAGTGAGCCATCTTTAGAGACTGGTCACTGCAAAGTCTTCATGGACTCAGAAGATGTAGGTCGCACACTTGACCTTTCATTGCTTGGATCTTATGAAGAATTGTACAGAAAGCTGGCTAACATGTTTGGCCTAAGGAATTCCGAGAAATTTAGCAATGTGCTTTACCGTGACATTAATGGCATTACCAAACACATTGGTGAGGAACCATTCAG TGACTTCTTCAAAACAGCAAGGAGGCTGACAATTGTAACAGATTCAAGCAGTGGCAATGTAGGGATTTAG